gctccctcaaaaccgatgttaactctatgaagttaacatcggttttgcccaaaccgatgttaccatattcatcttaacatcatgttaacatcggttttttaaataaccgatgttaacatgaagtagttaacattggttttgctaaaaccgatgttaagtaactccatttaattacaaaaatgccaccgcgcttttgttaacatcggttttagctataaccgatgttaattgggcgatgtagaaagcttttttttagtagtgaataaTTAGTTATATGTTCAAATactaaatgtaaaaattataaatctattTTCTAATATGAATCTTTCTTTGATagattataaaattatctttaacttataatttaaatgtatattttgaaCTATGTTATGATTTAATGTTTGATGATgatatttaatcatttattttaatatttgtaaactatttaaaaaaattatggaccAATCAAATCCAAATTGAAATCAATTTGATTAGGTCATCtgaatttgatttgaaaatcaaatcaattggATTATCAAAGAATAAAACTGAAGTGATTTCTTTTCTCAAAATCAATCCAATTTCATTCGTGAATACCCGCAATATaaagtttttaatattaataatcagaatagtattttttattttaaaaaaaaaaagacaaaataaagaCATATGAGAAAAGTCACATGTTACATTGAGTGTAGATTGAAAAATCTCAAACTAAAAGAAGAATGATATGTAAGAGTTAATTATAAagctatatatttttaatataaatcaaaCTCTTACATTTATAGACATATAAAGTCTTTTTAGTTTTcactcattgttttttttttctctcaacaatAATATGTCATTCGGATGTGGGAATAGAACTTATcaagtgaaaattttaaatataaactcataaaaaaatgtttattttttcttactgacatcacaaaaataatatttttttaaaaatgttgtgATATTAcaaattgatgaaaaaatatatatcgaCATAGATAGCATAAACTGAAAAACTAATGTAGTAAATGTCACATTGCTAATGTAAGCAAAAGAATTTAAAGCCATCCATGTGTACTTgcaaattaatttgttatacaAATAAACATTGCAAAATATGACAACTTTAGATGTTCACATTTGGCCAGGGCTCTATTTACCCCTAATTAAACTCCCTCCAACCATCAATAACGATTTTCCCTCTCATTCTTTGGATATTTTTCTTTGTCCCTTCTCCATAGCTTTTTCTTCTTTGAGCCTCAAAACTCAATAAGCACCTAAAGATGTCAAGGGCGGTGGTTTATATCCTAATAGCCACCGCCATATTGTTCTTCATATTCCGGTCCCCTTTGAATCATGAGGAGTCAAAGGGTCGCCTTAATCGCAGGTTTGGGTACAAACTACTTGAGCGAGCCCCAAAGTTTGACCCTCTTGTGACAAATATAGAGAGAGTGGTTGAAAACAAAATGTATCACGAACCTGCTCCTCGTATGTTGTCCAATTTGGATAGTACCGCATCAGTCAGTGATGCTGTAGAGACTTACCAATATCTTACCTCGGGTGGTAAATTGAACACGACGTTACGTTTGATCATTTTGTTCCctttgttagatagagaaccgAAAGATGGGGTGATCGATTTTAATGAGTTAGAGGCTTGGATTAGTCAACGAGCAACAGAGAGATTAGATTATCTCACGCAAGCTGAGTTGGATTCCAAAGACAAGAACAGGGATTTGGCCGTCTCTTTTAAAGAGTATTTACCTCAATTTTCTGAAATGGATATAGGTAATATGTTTACATGATTGGGTTTTTCTTCCTAGAGAGATAGATTCATTTTAGgagatgtaaaattatttattaattagttttcactttttatttaatagtttaaACCCTTTGaagttttaaaagttaaaacattaatttgatATATGATAGTTAAGATCACCATTCAATTTGATGATTAAtgctttaaaacaaaaaaaaaaaaatcaagtcacCAATTTTGCCAACATGTAATAATTAGGTCGTTGAAAGTGATATCATGTACTATGTTTATAACATTGTATTTTAGTCAATATAGTTTATTAATTGGACAATTAATAGTTAATTTGATTCCTAATAATGGTAATTAATATAGTTAAGGATTGAATTACTTTTTCGTACACACCTAGACTAAATTGTCTTATAATTTTAGAATCCATaactaaatttacaattttgtatcattttctactaaattaatcaatgtcaattttatgaaataaattaatttacgtTTTACTTGAGTAATGATATGATGTCAAAGTATCTGTAATTAAGTTGTTCAATGTTCTATGCTTAATAATTAAGTCAGATGACCTTACTCTTACACGAGGGGCCTAAATagctatataaattaatttatgtacttttgtctattttttttatgaaactagGGTTACTAAAGCATCAAAACAATCCCAACTAGGGTTACATCTAGAGGATTGAAAATCATTTGCCCGTAATACcaaatatttctaaaataaacaCACTAGCAAAAGTAATAAAAAGGCAAGCCAAGTTTGTTGCAAAAGTAATCTTGACTAACaaaatttggaattttttatCTAAAGTTTAGCTAAGtggaaaattgaattttttatccCAAATTTATCGTGCTTGGGAAAATTGGTTCCTCTTAAAATTTTGTAGGTTctctttttaaatgtttttgctTTATCTTTTCGAATGGGTTCACCTTTTTTACAACAAACCACAATTGGTAAATccaatgataaatttaatattgaattCTTAATATATGTTAAAACAGGGAAAAAGGAAATGGGGCATGGCGAAGCAGGATGGTGGATGGAAAGATTTGAAGTTGCAGACATTAATCACAATGGGCTTCTGAACTTCACCGAACTTAAAGAGTATATATAATTgaccactttttcttttttctttctcctttctcttttgttttcaatattcATTTGTGGGGTACAACTTGTTGAAGTTGTATACATGTTATGCACTAAAATTGATCATAAAATACTTATcttattttgtagttttttaCACCCCGAAGATAGCAAAAATCAAGAAATGTTGAAATGGATGTTGAAAGATAGACTAAagtaagttttatcttttaaataaatttgaaagcTGTTGTGTGTTACATGTAAATTTGAAATAGTATTGCAATGGTTGACCACTGAGCAACTAATTTATTTTGAGGTCACAATTTCAATTCCAATTGATTGTGAATGAGGAAGGGACTGGCAAAATAGGAGAATGCAATTCCAACATTCTAAGTTCCCGAAATTCCTAAAGAGCTACATAGATGTGTAAATTGACTTAGCTTTTATATTGCTTTGTTTATGATATAGGCGCATGGACAATGAAAATGATGGGAAACTAAACTTCAATGAATTTGAAGACCATCTATATAGTACATATGAAAGTTATATGGACTTTGAAACTAATGGAGGACATGTGCATTCTCCAAAAGATAAATTTGTTGAGCTTGATGTGAACAAAGACCAGTAAGGTTTTCTTTTTTACCTATATTTTTCCAAATAATTCAATATTAATgtgcatttttaatattaatatatggtTTAGTGTAAAGGAAGTCTTGCTTTTGCTTATTTACTATTACTCTATATATTTTGCAGATTTTTGTCCCCAGAAGAATTGATACCGATACTTTCTTATCTCTACCCTGGAGAGCTAGCTTATGCTAAATATTTCACGTGTTACTTAATGAATGAGGTTAGTTACCTGTCTATGAATTGTAATGGCGTGTTTTAATTGTATTAATACATATTGGAGTGAAATAAGAAATTAACATCAAAAATAGGGATGGTACAtagaacatttttaaatattaccaATTATTTGCAATATCTAATTGTACTTTTAAGCTAACGAAAATGTAGTTTTGAATATGTGAGATTATTGGTTTTGTTTGATGTAGGCTGATGATGATGGAGATGGAAAGTTGACACTTCAAGAGATGCTTGATCATGAATTTACTTTCTACAACACAGTTCATGCTGATGGCTACCAAGAAAGCGATGATGACCATGATGAGCTTTGATGTATGAACCTAGTTACCAGAAAAATGTAACATATAAATGAAGTAGTGATCTAGTtgttcttcttaattattttggtttCGTAAAATATAGAGGTCAAACAAATCTAAATTAAACCAGCTTTGGCTTTTTTAATATGAcacataattaacattttaaatatgTGGATGTAGACATATCAAAAGCTCCATCCTATgaagaacaaaacaaaaggaGGAGGGTTGTCACCATCAAAGTACATAGTTGAACAAGAGGATTATTAGATTTAGAAAACCACTCTCCTTCATTGAAATCACCAGTATGAATGAAATGTTTTTGTGGGTGACCATCTGTCTCAAAGGTATGTAATATTATTTCACATtatcaaaagaaacaaaaggatgagaaccaaaatttcaaacggcacaaaaaatattattagaagcgatgatttagaataaaataaaataacaaaataaaaccatAATAAGTTTATAACAAACAATGAGCTAATTCATCTATCTGTCTAGAATAATAGTATCATTATaatgcataaaattaaaaacactttCGTCAATATTATCATCACAATTGCACATGCAAATGCATTGCATGCAGATCTGTATAGATGAGTTGATGAAGGATAtatgtgtttctttttttttttttagagaaaaatattttcaaaagaagACTAGATATATTATACAAGgattttattaaacttttatttctagGCTCTTTATAAAAGAGCTAAAGTGTAAACACAAGATTCAAATACTAACAGGATCGTAATCTTAAAATCAAACTCATAGCATCCTTAAGGCTGGATGATAAGAATAATATTCTTATATTATCAAAACAACATTctgaacaattaaaaaaaaaatattaaaaattaaattacccaTTTTCAAActattcatatttaaatttcaagtaTGAGAATTGGCTTTCTTCCTTTTGATGCTTGctttttttcttgtattatCCTTATAATTCACACTGTTATCTTTATTGGGTGGGACCATGAAAATGTGTAGTTTGAAAATGACATGGCTCTAACAAGGATTGTCGATGTGTCCGTTAACATGGCAAGAGAATTAAATTAACAGTTAGGGAGAAGCAAGAGGTCAATAGATCTAATCCCACTTGGTGCTTATTTTTAAATCGAACAATATATGACACAAAAATAAgtagagaaataaataaataaataaaaggaaataaatctcaatcaaataattaaataacataaaattgacCATTCAtgataaacaatttttaaattttgagagttGAATTTAAAGCTATCAAAATTAGAATTCAAAAATCATAAATGCTTATAGtctaaaaatggaaaatatatCTTAAATCAATTTAAGAATGAATCAACATTAATTGCAAATTaatcaaacaaaatcaaaattttgatatttttttcctttcggTCTCCCACCCAAGAGTCTTCACCTCACCACgttgacactcgaaattaagtAAGTTTCGTTATGCCCTTTTTTCCGTACTACTCACGTGATGATCCATTCTCTCTAACTTTctcatttctcttttatttccatGGAAAAACAATGGTGGCATATACTACTTTTGATGTTAGCTGTGACACCCTAAATTGGTGCACACACTTTTCGTTGGATAATCGTAATTAAACTTAAGACATTCTTAGAAAGAACTTCGAAATCTGAAAGATAACTCACAACACATAAAATCATGGTAATTAAAAACTTGAATAATTGAAACCTTTTTTCCACATAATTAAACtttctcaaaaaatatttacacaatATCGTAGCATACATTATAAGCATCTTGTATATGAATTAAATCATACACATTTTGTGAATGAAATAAAGATAAGACAAGCCTCTGTGGCtgccaaaatatatataaataagtatGCGTACAATAACTCTATGCATGAAGATAACAAATGTTTAGAGAAGAGTAACATAATTACAGCTTGCAAATAGAACACAAATAGAGTAAAGACAAAGTACTTGCAAATAGAACACAAATAGAGTAAAGACAAAGTAATAGGACtgaataaatacaaaaagaatTGAGTCTTGATCTAcccaaaataaatacataaagagGGAAACCTAACACTCAGAGCAGCCCTAACTATGGTTAACCTGTACACCCATTGTACCCCACTTTCTAACCCATCAAACTCAAACAATCAAACTACACTGAACTCCTAGCGAGATCGCCGTTAGGAGTCTCCTCTGTGTCCTCCTCCATCAGCTCTGGATCCTTTTGGTCCTTCAACTAATAAGCTCGAATCCCTACTTCAGACGATGTACCCTGTTTCACAGCAATCTCTAGCACTAGAGGACATCTAGTCCCTAATGGGAAAGTGCGAGTTACCGTGAGCACGGTCCTAGGTGACTTGGCAGCAGGTAAAGTCTCCTTAAAATCCTCCGACTTGACATCAAAATTGGACAACAACTTGATAATCTCGACAGGCCTAGCAAGACCGTAATATGGTGGTGTCATCTTGATCCACGAAAGAAGAAAGTCAAACATCTGGGGGTTGTATCTAGTTCGTTTATCTTCATCACACAAGCTTTGAGGAATCCAACAAAATCACCACAATGATACTCCTCACAATGGGAATAGTAGCCCTCAATTATCCAAGTCATGACATGGTACCTTGGTCACGCCTGCGCTATGACAATCTGAAAAGATGTTGGTTGTATGGGTGAGCTTCCGGTCTATGCACAAAccaccaaacagatggtccTTAAAGTATCTTTGAATGGAGAAATTTGATAgggtaattcaattttttaaagaattttattacttttcaattaaataagatgtttggataaaaatttgaaaagaaattgaaattggagtATTTTGATAAGGAATTTTAGTTAACTTAAATATTATCCTCTCGGTTCTCTTGAATCCGTGGTTAACCCCTTTCAACCAACCCTGGCTACTGAGGCCATGGGTGCTGGCAGCTTCACGCTCAACATTTCACGCGTTAACGGCTCTGTCGCAATCAACACTGGCATCGTTCAGGGCTCAATTACGCAGACCGTGTTATCCAGTCGCAATTTTTGGGGTTTCTAAGGTTCTCTTGCCGAGGGAGATTCTCGGGAGAAATCCGATAGTTTCTGCTAAGCCTCTTGATAATGCTCCTCCACCGGATGATGACGCTTTGTCACCAGAGAATTCATCGGGATTTGATGGACAACCCTCACAGCTATCGTCCCCGCCAGGCTTTCGCGAAGATGTGAGGTCTCATGCTGGTGGTTCCATTTTCTGCTGTGgggttttgttttaattttctccACCTTTTGTACACGATTAATTGCATTATTAGGCTGCAAATgcagccttttttttttcttttttttttcctattgcttcttagttattttcttctttcgatttattataaaaaaatttatgttaattGTGCCATTGATCTAATAATTAGTGTAATTAAGGAGGTCAATGTCATTTATTtgcttttattgttttctcCTCTTGTATTTTGATATACAATACAGTCCTATTTGTAAGTGTTAGTTGAATAAGCCTTCTCATCTTGTTTTAGACATAATTCTATTcttcagaatttgaaatttgaaagaattttatgAAAGAATTTGAACTTTAATAGTGTGtcgtaaatgaaataataatttaaatagttaaattatatatttttaattgaaatagatTAAAATAGTACATATTTATTGGAATATCACACTCGACAAATGGTACATagaatttattaatgaaaaaaataattttattaaatttttttattaaaatataaaatttcaaaagagaatgcattttattattttatcaaaataagaaattttaaaaatgaagaaattcaatttccttatccaaacaaaattttgaaaatgaagaaatttaatttctttatccaaacacaaaattttaaaaatgaagaaatctaattttttatctaaatacaaaattttaaaaatgaaggaatttaaattgaagcatttgaaattctcagaatttaaaattcttcagaattttaaatttcctcatccaaacacactcttaggtCACAAATAAAGCATACTAAAGACAAAGCACATACATACTCAAGGCACACCTCAGTCTTCCTCATTAGCCCATAGGTCAACTCACAAATCTTA
This portion of the Glycine soja cultivar W05 unplaced genomic scaffold, ASM419377v2 tig00029862_1_pilon, whole genome shotgun sequence genome encodes:
- the LOC114404386 gene encoding calumenin-A-like, which produces MSRAVVYILIATAILFFIFRSPLNHEESKGRLNRRFGYKLLERAPKFDPLVTNIERVVENKMYHEPAPRMLSNLDSTASVSDAVETYQYLTSGGKLNTTLRLIILFPLLDREPKDGVIDFNELEAWISQRATERLDYLTQAELDSKDKNRDLAVSFKEYLPQFSEMDIGKKEMGHGEAGWWMERFEVADINHNGLLNFTELKDFLHPEDSKNQEMLKWMLKDRLKRMDNENDGKLNFNEFEDHLYSTYESYMDFETNGGHVHSPKDKFVELDVNKDQFLSPEELIPILSYLYPGELAYAKYFTCYLMNEADDDGDGKLTLQEMLDHEFTFYNTVHADGYQESDDDHDEL